In Penaeus vannamei isolate JL-2024 chromosome 15, ASM4276789v1, whole genome shotgun sequence, the following are encoded in one genomic region:
- the LOC138864104 gene encoding soluble scavenger receptor cysteine-rich domain-containing protein SSC5D-like, whose amino-acid sequence MERLAVLSSKSESLGDLSERSKWLESKLEYGAEKFPFQTPHFLSGKVAEFQKMRRRASGPKHPTTLLPHPHCYTIHNLTPPSHNLTLASTTLHQHPHSYTIRNLSPASHNLTPASTNLTPASTTLHQHPQPYTSIHNLTPASTTLHQYPQPYTSIHNLTPASTTLHQHPQPYTSIHNLTPTSTTLHQHPQPYTSIHNLTPASTTLHQHPQPYTSIHNLTPASTTLHQHPQPYSRIHNLTPASTTLHQHPQPYTSIHNLTPASTTLQQHPTISHQHPTTLHQHPQSYTNIPQPYTSIHNLTPSHILTPASTTLLPHPQPYNSIHNLTPTSHNLTPASTTLLPHPHTPTPLGAPCSACH is encoded by the exons ATGGAACGTCTCGCTGTACTAAGCTCGAAGTCAGAGTCATTGGGCGATTTATCTGAACGATCGAAATGGCTGGAATCTAAATTGGAATATGGTGCAGAAAAATTCCCATTCCAGACACCACACTTCCTGTCGGGGAAAGTTGCTGAATTCCAAAAAATGCGGAGAAGAGCGTCTGGGCCAAAG CATCCCACAACCTTACTCCCGCATCCACACTGCTACACCATCCACAATCTCACACCACCATCCCATAATCTCACACTAGCATCCACAACTTTACACCAGCATCCACACTCGTACACCATCCGCAATCTCTCACCAGCATCCCATAATCTTACACCAGCATCCACAAACCTTACACCAGCATCCACAACCTTACACCAGCATCCACAACCTTACACCAGCATCCACAACCTTACACCAGCATCCACAACCTTACACCAGTATCCACAACCTTACACCAGCATCCACAACCTTACACCAGCATCCACAACCTTACACCAGCATCCACAACCTTACACCAGCATCCACAACCTTACACCAACATCCACAACCTTACACCAGCATCCACAACCTTACACCAGCATCCACAACCTTACACCAGCATCCACAACCTTACACCAGCATCCACAACCTTACACCAGCATCCACAACCTTACACCAGCATCCACAACCTTACACCAGCATCCACAACCTTACTCCCGCATCCACAACCTTACACCAGCATCCACAACCTTACACCAGCATCCACAACCTTACACCAGCATCCACAACCTTACACCAGCATCCACAACCTTACAGCAGCATCCCACAATCTCTCACCAACATCCCACAACCTTACACCAGCATCCACAATCTTACACCAACATCCCACAACCTTACACCAGCATCCACAATCTTACACCATCTCACATCCTTACACCAGCATCCACAACCTTACTCCCGCATCCACAACCTTACAACAGTATCCACAATCTTACACCAACATCCCACAACCTTACACCAGCATCCACAACCTTACTCCCGCATCCACATACACCAACCCCCCTCGGAGCTCCTTGCAGCGCGTGCCACTGA